The proteins below are encoded in one region of Rhodothermus profundi:
- a CDS encoding GWxTD domain-containing protein encodes MVCRALQWIRWKLLIGAILLVGPVYAQPEVPFHLQVINVPAAAPPGQTRIDLYVAVPFRMLQFLQVSQGFEATYSLLVEVYRLEGADQRRFIRRASWQRQVRVADFEATHSAVAEDLSRYTFNLAPGRYEFTVQLEDQATRRLISRTLEARVRSLDGPVALGDLMLLERYDSARQTMKPQVGTTVPTSRSTLQLFYELAARWPQQVQLVYELVRPEKRGGWPLVGRLLGIGRGETYRVIYRRAFWKSLTAGRTAQVHTISLAEELEAGPYLLRVRVLDTEGNELAAVEKHFTAVWSDLLAHVQDLDEAIEQLRYIAKRKDIEYIRAGKTPEERWRRFLAFWKKRDPTPGTPRNEQMEAFYYRVALANRKFSGRRPGWQTDRGHIVVLFGEPDFIERRQGAQPFEIWYYHRLGRRFIFVDRTGRGDYELLEPVWEGTFRIR; translated from the coding sequence ATGGTTTGTAGGGCGCTGCAGTGGATTCGATGGAAATTATTGATTGGAGCTATTTTGCTGGTAGGTCCGGTTTATGCCCAACCCGAGGTGCCCTTTCATCTCCAGGTAATTAATGTGCCGGCTGCTGCTCCACCAGGACAGACGCGGATAGACCTGTACGTAGCAGTGCCTTTCCGAATGTTGCAATTCTTGCAAGTCAGCCAGGGATTTGAGGCAACCTACAGTTTATTGGTGGAAGTCTATCGGTTAGAAGGGGCAGATCAGCGACGGTTTATTCGGCGCGCAAGCTGGCAGCGGCAGGTAAGGGTGGCCGATTTTGAGGCAACGCATAGCGCTGTTGCAGAAGATCTTTCTCGCTACACATTTAACTTGGCGCCCGGGCGGTACGAGTTTACGGTGCAGCTCGAAGATCAAGCGACGCGACGCTTGATCAGCCGGACGCTGGAAGCGCGGGTGCGTAGCCTGGATGGACCTGTCGCACTGGGCGATCTGATGCTCCTGGAGCGGTATGATTCGGCCCGGCAAACTATGAAGCCCCAGGTGGGAACGACAGTGCCCACCAGCCGCTCCACCTTACAACTGTTCTACGAGCTGGCCGCGCGATGGCCTCAACAGGTGCAATTAGTATACGAGCTCGTCCGCCCTGAAAAGCGGGGCGGTTGGCCCCTGGTAGGACGGCTGTTGGGCATTGGGCGCGGCGAAACATACCGGGTAATCTATCGACGCGCTTTCTGGAAGAGCCTGACAGCTGGCCGAACAGCCCAGGTGCATACCATTTCGCTGGCAGAAGAGCTGGAGGCCGGACCATACCTGCTACGCGTTCGCGTGCTGGACACAGAAGGAAACGAATTGGCCGCTGTGGAGAAACACTTCACGGCCGTCTGGAGCGACTTGCTGGCCCATGTGCAAGACCTGGATGAAGCCATTGAGCAGCTTCGCTACATCGCCAAACGAAAGGATATCGAATACATCCGGGCCGGAAAGACTCCAGAAGAGCGGTGGCGGCGATTCCTGGCCTTCTGGAAAAAACGGGATCCTACGCCCGGTACCCCACGCAACGAGCAGATGGAAGCCTTCTACTACCGCGTCGCGCTGGCTAACCGAAAATTCAGCGGCCGCCGGCCAGGCTGGCAGACAGACCGGGGGCACATCGTGGTGCTGTTTGGCGAGCCGGACTTTATTGAGCGCCGCCAGGGAGCGCAGCCGTTTGAGATCTGGTACTACCATCGGCTCGGCCGCCGCTTCATCTTTGTTGACCGTACCGGCCGCGGCGACTATGAACTCTTAGAACCCGTCTGGGAAGGCACTTTCCGAATCCGCTAA
- the ftsY gene encoding signal recognition particle-docking protein FtsY: MGFWDRFRKKDQERLEEGLEKTRTSLLSKLDRLIRGKDRVDDEVLDQLEELLITSDVGVKTTLEIIRRVEERVARDKYVSTRELNAIIRDEIAQLLLDHAPERPASFDAPLPHKPYVIMVVGVNGVGKTTTIGKLAYRYREAGKSVLLGAADTFRAAAIEQLEIWAERAGVPLIKQHPGADPAAVAFDTLAAAKSRGIEVVIIDTAGRLHTKGGLMEELAKIRRVMGRQVAGAPHEVLLVLDASTGQNAIRQAEEFTKSVEVTGLVLTKLDGTAKGGIVIGISNEFQIPVKYIGVGEKIDDLQIFDRRAFVRALFGEALV; this comes from the coding sequence ATGGGATTCTGGGATCGCTTTCGGAAAAAAGATCAAGAGCGTCTGGAAGAAGGGCTCGAAAAAACACGCACGAGCCTGCTGAGCAAACTCGACCGTCTGATCCGTGGCAAGGATCGGGTAGACGATGAGGTGCTGGATCAGCTTGAGGAGTTGCTGATTACCAGTGATGTGGGGGTAAAGACCACACTGGAAATCATCCGGCGCGTTGAGGAGCGGGTGGCCCGTGACAAGTATGTTTCGACAAGGGAACTCAATGCGATTATCCGCGACGAAATCGCGCAGCTCCTGTTGGATCATGCGCCGGAGCGGCCTGCCAGTTTTGATGCCCCTCTTCCTCATAAGCCCTATGTAATTATGGTGGTAGGCGTTAATGGCGTGGGAAAGACAACCACCATTGGCAAGCTGGCCTATCGCTACCGAGAAGCCGGTAAAAGTGTGCTGCTGGGAGCCGCCGACACGTTTCGAGCGGCGGCCATTGAGCAGCTTGAAATCTGGGCCGAACGGGCAGGTGTGCCACTCATTAAACAACATCCGGGCGCCGATCCTGCTGCTGTGGCTTTTGACACGCTGGCGGCGGCTAAAAGCCGGGGCATTGAAGTGGTGATCATCGATACGGCGGGTCGCTTGCATACCAAGGGAGGGCTCATGGAAGAACTGGCCAAGATTCGGCGGGTCATGGGGCGGCAGGTAGCAGGAGCTCCCCATGAAGTGCTGCTTGTGCTGGATGCCTCTACCGGGCAGAATGCAATTCGTCAGGCGGAAGAGTTTACAAAAAGCGTCGAAGTTACGGGACTGGTACTGACGAAGCTCGACGGCACGGCGAAAGGCGGAATAGTAATCGGCATTTCCAATGAGTTCCAGATTCCTGTCAAATACATCGGCGTAGGCGAAAAAATTGATGACCTGCAAATTTTTGACCGGCGGGCTTTTGTCAGAGCCCTGTTTGGGGAGGCTCTGGTTTAA
- a CDS encoding CDP-alcohol phosphatidyltransferase family protein: MPEQDTTRPDGRLLPLGRFWTIPNGLSLLRLVLAFPLAYLVLTHGPLRWVLALALLAIVTDWFDGRVARWSHTVSDWGKVLDPLADKVTAGLVSMALVVRGDLPLWFFVFVVLRDALIVLGGALLAHRTRRVYMSLWSGKVAVTVLALTILAALLEADPPVLQGLLWVSVVLLSYSFLRYVIRFVRAWRVQPEPPLFSGQTVTSST, translated from the coding sequence ATGCCGGAGCAGGACACCACACGGCCGGATGGGCGGTTGTTGCCGCTGGGGCGATTCTGGACCATTCCTAATGGATTGAGCCTGCTGCGGCTGGTGCTGGCCTTTCCGCTGGCCTACTTGGTGCTCACGCACGGACCGTTGCGGTGGGTGCTGGCGCTGGCCCTGCTGGCCATCGTAACGGATTGGTTCGATGGGCGGGTAGCCCGATGGTCGCATACAGTTTCAGACTGGGGCAAGGTGCTTGATCCGTTGGCCGACAAGGTGACAGCCGGGCTGGTATCCATGGCGCTGGTAGTGCGGGGAGATCTTCCGCTCTGGTTCTTTGTGTTTGTGGTGTTGCGCGATGCCCTGATCGTGCTGGGAGGGGCACTGCTGGCCCATCGCACGCGCCGCGTGTACATGAGTTTATGGTCGGGGAAGGTGGCAGTGACCGTGCTGGCCCTGACGATTCTGGCGGCGCTGTTAGAGGCCGACCCTCCAGTCCTCCAAGGGTTGCTCTGGGTCTCCGTCGTGCTGCTAAGCTATTCGTTTCTGCGTTACGTAATACGCTTTGTGCGGGCCTGGCGCGTGCAGCCTGAACCTCCGCTCTTTTCCGGACAGACGGTTACGTCTTCAACCTGA
- a CDS encoding haloacid dehalogenase type II — protein sequence MVQLKALAFDAFGTLFDVHAIDELCASFFPDVGVALSRRWRQKQLEYTWLRSLMGQYVSFEQVTDEALRYAAASFGLVLTPTVHNHLLQAYQTLRSFPEVPSVLQKLARRYALVVLSNGTAAQLQTLLQRSNLESYFAAVLSAEQVQVFKPHPRVYALAEAALQLPRGEIGFVSANGWDVAGAAAYGYWTFWVNRYGRPDETLGFSAAAVGQSLVDLEQALQT from the coding sequence ATGGTGCAGCTTAAAGCACTGGCATTCGATGCATTCGGGACGCTTTTCGATGTGCACGCGATAGATGAGCTCTGCGCCTCGTTTTTTCCAGACGTAGGCGTAGCGCTCAGCCGGCGCTGGCGACAGAAGCAGCTAGAATACACTTGGCTGCGAAGCTTGATGGGACAGTACGTCAGCTTCGAACAGGTAACCGACGAAGCGTTGCGCTACGCCGCTGCCTCGTTCGGATTGGTGCTGACGCCAACGGTTCACAACCACCTGCTGCAGGCGTACCAGACGCTGCGTTCGTTTCCGGAAGTGCCCAGCGTGCTTCAAAAACTGGCTCGGCGCTATGCGCTCGTGGTGCTTTCCAACGGCACGGCGGCTCAATTGCAAACGTTGCTTCAGCGGAGCAACCTGGAAAGTTACTTTGCCGCTGTGTTAAGTGCCGAGCAGGTGCAGGTTTTTAAGCCGCATCCCCGCGTATACGCCCTGGCAGAAGCGGCCTTACAGTTGCCGCGAGGAGAGATAGGGTTTGTTTCGGCCAATGGATGGGATGTTGCAGGCGCTGCCGCTTACGGATACTGGACCTTCTGGGTCAATCGTTACGGAAGGCCTGACGAAACGCTAGGCTTCTCTGCGGCGGCGGTCGGACAGTCGCTGGTTGACTTAGAGCAGGCGCTTCAAACCTAA
- a CDS encoding putative sugar nucleotidyl transferase codes for MSWTLCVFEDQEAAHLAPLVHTRPVYDLRLGLPTLLERVLGALQPPAVCLHARAMVAPMAARLYQLPVNPAQVAGGVLLWNGRALGDPGEVLARIRRAATDGESARRFVQGETVVAAWFPKGLSRPLPATLLSGDFFADLPEERVEGVRLVGRLWHLIDWMEQAFATDGATWDRPTAADSQALVQPGAVLVGREQIRLAPGATVRAGAILNATDGPIYVGPGAVVSEGAVLVGPVAVGERAEVRVGAQLRNCVVGPGVKLGGEVHTTIVHSYSNKAHDGFLGHAYIGRWCNLGAGTTCSNLRNDYGPVTLYNETLGTFEATGRQFLGLFMGDHTKTSIGTTFNTGTVVGVSCNLYGPGFHARYVPSFSWGSPAEGYVPFRLEKALRVAEAVMARRQHTLDEAERAVLTALFEQVHATSSE; via the coding sequence ATGTCCTGGACGCTCTGCGTTTTTGAAGATCAGGAAGCGGCTCATCTGGCGCCGCTGGTGCACACGCGACCCGTTTACGATTTGCGCTTAGGACTCCCTACCCTGCTGGAGCGTGTGCTAGGGGCGTTGCAGCCGCCGGCTGTCTGCTTGCATGCCCGCGCTATGGTAGCGCCCATGGCTGCGCGGCTCTACCAGCTCCCGGTAAATCCAGCGCAGGTTGCAGGAGGCGTGTTGCTGTGGAACGGTCGAGCGCTTGGTGATCCCGGCGAAGTGCTGGCGCGCATTCGGCGAGCAGCTACGGATGGGGAGTCTGCCCGCCGATTTGTGCAGGGAGAAACGGTGGTTGCTGCCTGGTTTCCGAAGGGGCTTTCCCGGCCGCTTCCTGCAACGCTCCTTTCAGGAGACTTCTTTGCCGATCTGCCCGAGGAGCGGGTAGAGGGCGTACGTCTGGTGGGGCGACTCTGGCACCTGATCGACTGGATGGAGCAGGCTTTTGCGACCGATGGAGCCACCTGGGATCGGCCAACGGCTGCCGACAGCCAGGCGCTGGTGCAGCCAGGCGCCGTGCTGGTAGGCCGCGAACAGATTCGGTTGGCTCCTGGCGCGACCGTTCGGGCCGGCGCTATTCTGAATGCTACCGACGGACCGATTTATGTCGGACCCGGAGCCGTGGTTTCGGAGGGAGCGGTGCTGGTAGGACCTGTGGCGGTGGGCGAGCGGGCGGAAGTGCGCGTGGGAGCACAACTGCGCAACTGCGTGGTAGGCCCCGGGGTCAAACTGGGTGGGGAGGTGCATACCACGATCGTGCATAGCTACTCCAACAAGGCGCATGATGGTTTTCTAGGCCACGCGTACATCGGACGCTGGTGCAACCTGGGAGCCGGCACAACCTGTTCAAACCTGCGCAATGATTATGGGCCGGTAACGCTGTACAACGAAACGCTGGGCACCTTTGAAGCCACCGGCCGCCAGTTTCTGGGGCTCTTCATGGGGGACCATACGAAGACCAGCATCGGCACAACCTTTAATACAGGCACCGTGGTAGGGGTAAGCTGTAACCTGTATGGGCCGGGTTTCCATGCGCGCTACGTGCCTTCATTCTCCTGGGGATCGCCTGCGGAAGGCTACGTGCCCTTCCGATTGGAGAAAGCATTGCGGGTAGCGGAAGCAGTTATGGCGCGCCGCCAGCATACGCTAGACGAAGCCGAACGGGCGGTGCTTACGGCGCTGTTTGAGCAGGTGCACGCGACGTCGTCCGAGTAA